The genomic DNA CGGGATCGATCACCGCATCGATCTCGAGCGTCTGTGCCATGTGGATCGCTTCGCCGTTGGCGTACTGCTGCGCCACGAGCTTCCTGAACAATGCGTCGCGCTCCGTGCCTTCGGGCACCGCGGCGAGTTCCTTGCGGTAGCCCAGGCGCACCGCGCCCTCGAGCCCCATCGCGCCGAACTCGCCGGTCGGCCAGGCCACCGTGAACACCGGCGCATCGAAGCCGCCGGCCGTCATGGCCTGCGCGCCCAGGCCATAGCCCTTGCGCAGCACCACGGCAAAAAAGGGCACGCGCAGGTGCGAGGCCACCATGAACATGCGGCAGACATGGCGCACCTGCGCCTGCGCCTCGATCTCGGGGCCGACCATGAAGCCGGGCGTGTCGCACAGCGAGACGATCGGCAGCCCGTGCGCGTTGCAAAGCTGCATGAAGCGCGCCGACTTGTCGGCCGCCTCCACGTCGATCGCGCCGCCCAGGTGATGCGGGTTGTTGGCCATCAGCCCCACCGGCTTGCCCTCGATCCGTGCCAGCGCGGTGACGATGCCCGCGCCGAAGCCGGCGCGCAGTTCGAGCAACGATCCGGTGTCGGCCACGCCGCGCATTGCGGCGCGCACGTCGTACACGCGCAGCCGGTTCTCGGGCACCACATGGCGCAGCGCGCGCGAGTCGGCGCACTGCCAGTCGCTCACCGCCCCCTGGAAATACGAGAGGTATTGCTTCGCTGCAGCCACTGCCGCCGCTTCGTCTTCCACCAGGATGTCGATCACGCCGTTGCGCGACTGCACGCTGCTCGGCCCGATCTGCTCGGGCGCGAAGCTGCCGAGCCCGCCGCCCTCGATCATGGCCGGGCCGCTCATGCCGATGTTGCTGCCCCTGGTGGCGATGATCACGTCGGCGCAGCCCAGCAGCGCGGCATTGCCCGCGAAGCAGCGGCCATGCACGATGCCCACCACCGGCACCTTGCCCGAGAGCGCCGCGAACTGGCTGAAGGTGTGGTTGTTGAGGCCCGCGACGATCGGCATGTCGGTATCGCCCGGCCGCCCGCCGCCGCCTTCGGCGAACAGCACCACCGGCAGCTTCAGCTGGTGCGCGATCGACAGCATGCGGTCGGTCTTGTGGTGGTTGCGCATGCCCTGCGTGCCGGCCAGCACCGTGTAGTCGTAGGCCAGCACGGCGCAGCGCGAGGCCTCGGGGCCGAACTGCTTCGCGTTGATGCTGCCCAGGCCCGTGACCATGCCGTCGGCCGGCGTGTTGGCGATCAGGTCTTCGAGCGTGCGGCGGCGCGTTTGCGCGGCGATGGCGAGTGCGCCGTATTCGATGAAGCTGCCGGGGTCGGAGGCCGTGTCGCACAGGTCGGCGATGTTCTCGCGCGCGGTGCGCCCGCCCTGTGCATGCCGCCTGGCCACGGCCGCGCCGCGGTTGGCATCGAGCGTGAAGGCATGGCGGTCGACCACCTTCTGCAGGTCGGGGCGGATCGCATCGAGGTCTTGCGCGGTGCGCGCCTCGGCTTCCACGGCCTGCGCATCGACCGCTTCCAGCCGCAGCAGCGACTGGCCTTCGACGAGGTAGTCGCCCGGCTCGGCCAGCAGCGCAACCACGCGGCCCGCGACCGGCGCGTGCAGCAGGTGCTCCATCTTCATGGCTTCGAGCACACCGAGCTGCGCGCCGGCAGGCAGCACATCGCCCACCGTCACTTCGAACTGCACCAGCTTCGCGGGGATCGGGGCCTTGATCGTCAGATCGTCCGATTCATCGGCTGCAGACCCCGTCGCCTGCGTGGCGGCAGGTGCGATCTTCTTCGCATGCTTTTCAAGCGATGCCGCGGCTGCCAGCAGGTCGCCCAGATGCGCCTCGACGAAGCGCGTGTGCACCGCCTGCGTCGCGAACTCGGGCCGTGCCGCAATGGCACGCAGCAACGCGAGATTGGTCGCGATGCCATCGATATGGCATTCGTCGAGTGCGCGCAACGAGCGCCGCAGCGCATCGGAAAAACGCGGCGACGGCGAATGCACGATCAGCTTGGCAAGCAGCGTGTCGTAATGCGGCGAAGGCGCAAGGCCCGCGTAGCCGTGCGTGTCGACACGCACGCCAGGCCCGCTCGGCAGATCGAAACGTGCAAGTGTCCCGCCCGAGGGCCGCGCGTTGCCATGGGCATCGAGCGTCTCCGCACTGATGCGCCATTGCACCGCGAACCCGCGCTGCGCCGCCGTCCGGTCGGCTTCCACGCCGAGCGCCTTCAAGGGCTGTCCGGCTGCCACCGCCATCTGCAGCTGCACAAGATCGAGACCGGTCACCGCCTCGGTCACCGTGTGCTCGACCTGCAGCCGCGGGTTCGCCTCGATGAAGACGAAGGGGAGCGTGGCCGATGCGGCATCGACGAGAAATTCGAAGGTGCCCAGGCTGCGATAGCCCGCGGCCCTGGCCATGCGCAGCGCGGCCTGCGTGATGGCGGCCCGCAGCGCATCGGGCAGCGAAGGACTGGGCGCGATCTCCACCAGCTTCTGGAAGCGCCGCTGCAGGGTACATTCGCGCTCGCCGAGGCTGGCCACGGCCTGGCCGTCGCCGAGCACCTGCACTTCGATGTGCCGCGCGTGGTGCATCAGCCGCTCGACGTACACGCCCTCGACGCCGAAGGCCGCCTTGGCCTCGGACACGCAGCGCGCATGCGCTTCGGGCAACTCGTCCGCGTTCATGACGGCGCGCATGCCGCGCCCGCCACCGCCGCCAATGGCCTTGATCATCACGCCCGCGGCACCTTGCGCCTGCTGCTCGGCAAAGAAGGCCTGCGCCTGCGCGAGCGTCACGGCGCCGGCGCTGCCAGGCATCACGGGTACGTCGCACTGCGTGGCGAGTGCGCGCGCGCGCGCCTTGTCGCCGAACAGCGCCAGCTGCTCGGGCGCGGGCCCGATGAAGACCAACCCCGCATCCGCGCAGGCCTGCGCGAAGTCCGCGCGTTCGCTCAGGAAGCCGTAGCCGGGATGCACCGCGTCGCAGCCTTGCGCCTTCGCCACGCCGATCAGCGCGGCAACGTCGAGGTAGGCCGAAGGCCCGGTCGCATCGAGCGCGACGGCCTCGTCGGCCAGCTGCACATGCAATGCCGCTGCATCGTCGCGCGCATGCACCGCCACGCTGGCAATGCCCAGGTCGCGCAGCGCGCGCACCAGGCGCACCGCGATCTCGCCGCGGTTGGCAATCAGGACTTTGGAGAACAAGGGAGAACCTTTCAGGCTTTGTCTTTCAGCAGGCGCCGCAGCACCTTGCCGGCGCCGGTCGTCGGCAGCGCATCGATGAAGCTCACGGCACGCGGCGCCTTGTAGCTGGCCATGTTGTCGCGCGCCCAGGCCATGAGCGCGTCAGCCTCGAGCGCCGCGCCGGGCTTGCGCACGATGAAGGCCTTGACCACCTCGCCCTTCTCGGCATCGGGCTGCGCGATGACCGCGGCCTGGGCCACCGCGGGGTGCTTGATGAGGATGGTCTCGACCTCTTCCGGGAACACGCTGTAGCCGGAGACCTTGATCATCTCCTTGAAGCGGCCGATGAAGGTGAGATAGCCATCGGCATCGAGCTTGCCCATGTCGCCGGTGTGCACACATCCATTGCGCAGCGTGGCGGCCGTGGCCTCGGGCTTGTTCCAGTAGCCCTTGAAGGAGCCGGGGCTGGCGAGCACGATCTCGCCCACCTCGCCCGCGGGCAGGTCGGCCTGCGTCTCGGGGTCGACGATGCGAATGCGCACGCCCGGCACCGCGACGCCCTGCGTGCCCCAGCGCGGCGCATGGTGCGGCGTGTAGGTGTCGCAGGTGTGGGTTTCGCTGAGCCCGTAGGCGGCCTCGAACGACGTGCAGTTGGGCGCATGCGCGCGCCACTGCGCGGCCAGCGGCTCGGTGAAGGCGATGCCGAAGCTCGTGACCGGATTGCGCCGCAGGCTCGAGAGGTCGAAGCCCGCGATGTCGGGCACCTGCATGCAGGCCACGTTCATCGGCGCGATGCTGTACCACCAGCTCACCTTGTAGCGCGCGATGGCCTGCAGCACCGCGCGCGGATCGAAGCGGTGCAGCAGCACCGACGCCGCGCCACTGAGCACCGGCACGTTCACCCCCATCAGCATGCCGGCGATGTGATAGAGCGGCGCGATGGAAAGCAGCACATCGTCGCCGGCCACGCCGTTGCAATCGGCGGCGGCGCGGGTCTTGAACAGCGCGTTGCCGTAGCTCAGCATCGCGCCCTTGGGCAGCCCGGTGGTGCCGGAGGTGTAGGTCATGAGCGCCACGTCGTCGAGGCCGATGGCCACGGGCTGCGGCGCGCCATCGCCCTGCATCACGGCCAGGAAGTCCTCGCACCCCTCGGGCATGCTGCGCAGGGCGCTGCGCTCCGCGAGCAGTTCTGCGGGAAGGTCGGGCACGGGGTCTTCGGGCAGCAGGTCGGCGTAGTGCACCACGAACACATGCACGAGCGCACTCTGCGGCTGCACCTTGCGCACCACCGGCAGCAGCGGCGCGGCGGCGACGATCACGCGCGCCTGCAGGTCGTTGACCTGGTAGGCCAGCTCGTGCTCCTTGTTGAGCGGGCTGCCCGGGCAGACGATGGCGCCGATCTTCTGGATGCCGAAATGCGCGACCAGGTACTGCGGGCAGTTGTTGAGGAACAGCACCACCGGCTCGCCCTTCTTCACGCCGATGGCCTGCAGCCGCGCCGCGAAGGCGTCGCTCGCGCGGTCGAGCTGCACCCAGCTCATGGCATGGCCGTACCAGATGCAGGCCGGGCGCTCGCCGCGCTCGCGCGCGTGGGCACGCAGGTACTCGTGCAGGGGCTGTTGCGGACGGTCGGGCAATGTCTCCATGGCGTCACTTTCTCAGGGTTATCGATAGCCGGCTGCAGGAGCCAGGCGCTTGCCAATGGGTGCATGGTGCACCAACAATCCTACCCATGGGTATAACTTCCGCGACACGGCACAAACCCTCTGGCAAGGCCGCAACCTCGGCCACCACCACGGCACAGCCGCACCTTCCGCAGGGCACCGGGCGCCAGCGCGCGGCCACGCAGGGCACCGACCTGCAGCGCGAGCGCATCCTGCAGGCGGCGGCGCAGCTCTTTGCGGCGCAGGGCTACGCCAACACCACCATGGCGCAGATCGTGCGTGCGCTGGGCGTGACCAAGCCCTTCGTGTACTACTACTTCCGCGACAAGCAGGAGATCTTCGAAACGCTGTCCTGGCGTCCCGCGGTCGACTGCTTCACCGCGCTCGACTTTGCGGCCGGCGATCCGCGCCGCGCGAGCGAGAAGGTGCTCGAAGGCATCGAGCGCCTGATCCGCGCCACCATTGCGCACCACCCCTGCGCCTTCTTTCCGTACCGCGAGCCGCAGGTGTACCGGCCCGAATACATCGCGGCGCAGAAGAAGCTCGCACATCACTTCTACGACCTGCTGTGCCCGCTGCTCGAGGAGGCGCGCCGCGACGGCGACCTGGACTTCGCCGAGACCAAGATCACCGCATTGGCGGCTTGCAGCCTGCCCGGTTTCCTCTACAGCTGGTACCGGCCGAACGGGCGCCTCTCGCCCGACGAGGTGGCGGCCGAGCTCACGAAGCTCGCGAGCCGGGTGATCGGCCTGCGCACCCAACACTGACCACAAGAAACTAGAGACAAACCATGAAGTACAAGCATGCGCCTCTGGCGCCGATCGCCCTCGCCTGCCTGCTGGCCGTTGCCGGAAGCGCCCAGGCCCAGCAGCCCACCTACAAGATCGCCTACATCGACCCGCTCTCGGGGCCGTTCGCGAACGTGGGCGAACTGATGCTGACGCACACGCAGTACGCCATCGAGGAGATCAACGCCAAGGGCGGCGTGCTCGGCGGCACGAAGCTGCAGCTGCTGCAGTTCGACAGCAAGCTCTCGGCGCAGGAAAGCCAGAGCGCGCTGCAGGCGGCCATCGACCAGGGCGCCAGGGCCATCGTCACGGGGGGATCGGGCTCCTCGGTAGTGACCGCGCTCGTTCAATCGGTGGCGCGCTGGAACCAGCGCAACCCGGGCAAGGAGCTGCTCGTGCTGAACCATTCCTCGATCGACCCCGAGATGACGGGCAAGGGCTGCAGCTTCTGGCACTTCCAGACCGAGGCCAACACGGCGATGAAGATGAAGGCACTGGCCAACTACATCAAGAAGACGCCCGACGTGAAGAAGGTCTACCTGCTGAACCAGGACTATGCCCACGGCAAGCAGTGGGCGAGCTACGGCAGGCAGCTGGTGGGGCTGGCGCGGCCCGACGTGCAGTTCGTCGGCGAAACGCTGCATCCGATCGGCCGGGTGAAGGACTTCTCGCCCTACATCGCGAACATCAAGCAAAGCGGTGCCGACTCGGTCATCACCGGCAACTGGGGCCAGGACATGACGCTGCTGCTCAAGGCCGCGGGCGATGCCGGCTACAACCTGCGCTACTTCAACCACAGCGCGGGCTCGGTGCCGGGCACGGTGCTGGCGGTGTCGCAGGCCAAACTCGGGCAGCTGACCTGGGTCGCCGAGTGGCATCCGGGGCAGGCCGACACGCCGCGCGCCGACGCGCTGGCCAAGGCCTACAAGGCCAAGACGGGCAAGGACTTCCTCGCGCCGCGCATCGACTTCACGCCGCGCCTGCTGGCCGCCGCGATCAACAAGGCCGGCTCGACCGACACGGTGAAGGTGGCGCGTGCGCTCGAGGACATGAGCTACGACTCGGTGGTGGGGCCGATCCGCATGCGCGCCGAGGACCACCAGCTGCTGCTGCCGCAGGTGGTCAACACCATTGCGCCGGTCGATGGCAAGAGCGTGAAGGTGGGCTGGGAAGGCACGAACTACGGCTTCCGGACGGACGCTGTCTACACGGGCAACGAGCTGGCACAGGGCTCCGAATGCAAGATGGTTCGGCCTTGAGGGCTTTTGCTTGCTGTTGCGGCTGAAGTCCTTCGGGGCGCGTGCACAGATCACCGGGTACTCCCCTCCGCGAATGTCCCCCCGTCGGCGGGAGCGCGCCCTGAATCAGCGGCGCCCCGAACAAAGGCACTGAACCAGCCTAAGGGAAACCCCGTCCTGCCCCCCACCGGTGCCCTCGGGATACTCCGGGTCACACGCCGGAATCTCCGAAGCGGGTCCACTCCAAAGGCACAGCACCCCATGGCAGGCAAAAACTCGCTCTACCCGATCCCGCACCCCGCGAAGAAGCCGTTCGTCGGCAACCTGCTGTCGATCGGCTCCGACTCCCCCGTGCTCGACATGTGGAAGATCGCGCAGGACCTCGGCGGCATCTACTGGCTCGACATGCCGGGCATGCCGGTGATCGTGGTGTCATCGCCCGCGCTGGTCGACGAGCTCTGCGAAGAGGCGCGCTTCGACAAGAGCACGCGCGGCGCGCTGCGCCGGCTGCGCGCGGCATCGCACGGGCTCTTCACCTCCGACACGCACGAGGAGACCTGGTCGAAGCCGCACAACATCCTGCTGGCCAACTTCAGCCAGCGCGCCATGCAGGCCTACCACCCGATGATGCTGGACATCGCGGGCCAGCTGGTCACCAAGTGGGAGCGCCTGAACTTCGACGAAGAGGTGGACGTGGTACGCGACATGACCGCGCTCACGCTCGACACCATCGGCCTGTGCGGCTTCGGCTACCGCTTCAATTCCTTCTACCGCGAGGGCTTCCATCCCTTCGTCGATGCGATGGTGCGCACGCTGGAAACGGTGCAGAACCGCCGCGGCCTCCCGCTGGAAGAGTTCATGCTCAAGAAGGAACTCGCCCAGCAGCGCAAGGACATCCGCTTCATGCACAAGATGGTGGAAGACATCATCCAGGAGCGCCGCGCGAGCGGGGCCGACATCGCCACCAAGCCCGACCTGCTGAGCTACATGATCGCGGGCGTCGACAAGAAAAGCGGCGAGAAGCTCACCGACAAGATGATCCGCGACGAGTGCATCGAATTCCTCATCGCGGGGCACGAGACCACCAGCGGCCTGCTCTCGTTCGCGATCTACTTCCTGCTGAAGAACCCCGAGGCGCTGGCCAAGGCGCAGGCCGAGGTCGACAGCGTGTTCGGCGGCGACACCACGCAAAAGCCCACCTACGCGCAGGTCAACCGGCTGCAGTACGTGATGCAGGTGCTGAAGGAATCGCTGCGCCTGTACCCGACCGCGCCCGCGATCTCGATGCGCGCCAAGGAAGACACCAAGATCGGCGGCCAGTACACGATCAAGAAGAACAACATGGTCATCATGCATGCGCTGGCGCTGCATCGCGACAAGGGCATCTGGGGCGAGGATGCCGACCAGTTCAACCCCGACCACTTCAGCCGCGAGGCCGAGCGCGAGCGGCCGGTGAATGCCTTCAAGCCCTTCGGCAACGGGCAGCGCGCCTGCATCGGCCGCCAGTTCGCATTGCAGGAAGCGGTGCTCACGCTGGGCATGATCCTGCAGCGCTTCAACCTGGTCGATCACACGGGCTACAAGCTCAGGATCAAGGAAGCGCTCACGATCAAGCCGGAGAATTTCAGGATCAAGGCGCTGCTGCGCGACCCGGCCTCGCGTCCACGCGGCAACGGGGAAGCAGCAGCAACAGCCACGCCAGCGACCTCGGCAAAACCCGCCGCGCGCAAGCCGCAGGCGGCGCGCCACGGCACCTCGCTGCTGGTGCTGCAGGGCTCCAACCTCGGCACGGCCGAAGACCTGGCGCGCCAGCTGGCCGAGGCCGGCGAGCTGCGCGGCTTCTCCACGCAGGTGGCTTCGCTCGACGACTACGCCGAGCGGCTGCCCGCCAACGGCGCCGTCGCCATCGTCTGCGCCTCGTACAACGGCATGGCGCCCGACAACGCCGCCGAGTTCCATCGCTGGCTCGACAAGGCCGACGACTCGCTCAACGGTGTGCGCTTCAGCGTCTTCGGCTGCGGCAACACCGACTGGGCCGCCACCTACCAGGCCGTGCCGCGGCGCATCGACGAGCGGCTGGAGGCGCTCGGCGCCGCGCGCGTGCATCCGCGCGGCGAAGGCGACGCACGCGAGGACATGGACGGCGCCTTCCAGGACTGGAGCGATGCGCTCTGGCCCGAACTGGTGAAGGCCTTCGGCATCCAGTCCGGCGCCGACACGCCCGCCGAGGCCGAGCCGCTCTACACGCTCGAGGAACTGCCGCCGCCGCAGAAGAACGCGCTCGTCGATGCGCTGGGCGCGGTGGCCCTGCGCGTGATCGAGAACCGCGAGCTGCAGAGCCCCGGCAACACCGGCGAAGCGGGGCGCTCCACGCGCCACGTCGAGCTGATGCTGCCCGAAGGCGTGAACTACCGCGCCGGCGACCACCTGAGCGTGGTGCCGCGCAACAGCCCGGCGCAGGTGGAGCGCGCGATGGCGCGCTTCGGATTCGACCGCTCCGCGCATGTGCGGCTGCATGCCGAGCCGGGCCGCAAGACGGCCCTGCCGGTCGACCAGGTGATCGCGGTCGACCGCCTGCTCGGCGACTATGTCGAGCTGCAGGACGTGGCCACGCGCAAGCAGATCGCCACGCTCGCGGCGTACACCGAGTGCCCGGTCACCAAGCCGAAGCTCGCCGCGCTCTCGGGCAGCGACGAAGCCTCGCAGGCGGCCTACAGGGCCGAGGTGCTGCACAAGCGAAAGTCGCTGCTCGACCTGCTCGAGGCACACCGCGCCTGCCAGCTGCCGTTCGCGGTGTTCCTCGAAATGCTGTCGCCGCTCTCGCCGCGCTACTACTCGATCTCGTCCTCGCCGGCGATGACGCCGGGGCGCTGCAGCGTCACCGTGGGCGTGGTGAGCGCGCCGGCGCTCTCGGGCAACGGCACCTTCGAGGGCGTTTGCTCCAACTACCTGGCGCGCGCCGAAGCGGGCGATACGGTGCATGGCGTGATCCGCGAGACCACGGCCGAGGGCTTCCGCCTGCCCGAGGATGCGCAGCGCCCGCTCGTCATGATTGGACCCGGCACCGGCCTCGCGCCGTTCCGCGGCTTTTTGCAGGAGCGCGCGGCGCAGGCCGAGCGCGGCCAGGCGCTGGGCGATGCGATGCTGTTCTTCGGCTGTCGCCATCCCGAGCAGGATTTCATCTATGCCGAAGAGCTCGAGGCCTGGTCGCACCGCGGCCTGATGAAGCTGCACACGGCGTTCTCGCGCGCGGGCGAACGCAAGGTCTATGTGCAGGACCTGATCCGCGAGCAGGGCGCGGCCGTGTGGAAGCTGCTCGAAGCCGGCGCGGTGATCTATGTGTGCGGCGACGGGTCGCGCATGGAGCCCGACGTGCGGCGCACGCTGGCCGACCTGGCGCGCGAGCATGGCCATGACGGCGCGGCGTGGATGGACCGGATGATTGCCGACCAGCGCTACGTGCTCGACGTCTGGGCGGGGGCCTGACCCCGCCGGAACTCAGGCCTTGCGGCTCGGATCGGGATAGACCAGCGGCCCGAGCAGCCCGCGGTTGAACGGCTTCCACCCGCCCTGCGGCTGCGCAAGCCGGTCGGCCACCGCATAGAGCACCGCCGGATGCGCGCCCAGCCCCAGGTGGCTCGCGACCACCTCGATGTTTTCTGCCTGCGGACCCGGCTTCTCGAGGCTGCAGCGCCAGGCGACCACGCCATCGGTGCGGCTGAAGATCGAGGTCGTGGGCACCGGCGGCGTGGGCTGCACGAACTTCATGCGGCGCGGGTCATGCGAGCTCTGGCCGCTCACGCCCTCGTACACGCGCCATGCGTTGGTGGCGCGCGGGCTGCCGGAGAACGGACTGCCCAGGGTGATGACGTTGCGCACCAGTTCCGGCTGCGCCGACGCCAGCAGCCGCGCATAGACGCCGCCCAGGCTCCAGCCGATCAGGCTGACCTTCTGCCCGCTCTTTTCGGCGAGCGACTTCAGCAGCGCGAGCATGCCGTCCTCCACGCCTTCGCGCGGCCCGAAGTTGCGGCCCAGGCCCCAGCCGTGCGCGTCGTAGCCGCGGCTGCACAGGTAGCGGCGCAGCACCAGCGTCGAGCCGTCGCCCGCCACGAGGCCAGGCAGCACGAGCACCGGATGCCCGTCGCCGCGCGGCGCGAGCTGCAGCAGCGGCCACATCGCGATGCCGGCGCCCGTTTCCCAGAGTGCGCGCGCTTCGGCCAGCAGCAGCAGGCTCGACGGCGCCGCGATGGGGTCTCGGGTGGCGGTGGTCATGAGGACGGCTTTCCTTTCTGTTCTTTGTTCTGTAGGACGAGCATGGCGAACCAAAGTTTCACCGCCCCGCCGGACAACAGCGATCTTTATCCGAGGTATTTGCCCCGCAGGTAATCAAGGTAAGCCCTCGATTCGCTCGAAACATACGGCGAAATCAAGGTCAGCGTGTAGAAAGCCGCCAATCCCGGGTCGGCCTGCGCGAGCGCGTCGCGCCCCGGCACCAGGCGTTCGAACGAGAGCCAGCAGGTGGTGGTGAAAACCATCTGCAAGGCGAGGATGCGCGCCTGCTCGGCGCTGGTCTCGATCACGCCCGAGGCCACCAGCCCTTCGCAGAGCGCCTGGGCGGCCAGCAGGTTCTGCGCGGTGAGCGCCTGCGCGCGCTGCCCGAGCGCGGGGTATTCGCTGGCCAGGAAAGCCATGTCGCGGTAGATGAACCGGTACTGGTCGATGGCCTCGAAGCGCAGGTGCAGCGCGAGCCAGAGGTCGTCGATGGCGGTGATCGAACCCGCGGAGCCGTCGAGCACTTCGAGC from Variovorax sp. V93 includes the following:
- a CDS encoding carboxyl transferase domain-containing protein — protein: MFSKVLIANRGEIAVRLVRALRDLGIASVAVHARDDAAALHVQLADEAVALDATGPSAYLDVAALIGVAKAQGCDAVHPGYGFLSERADFAQACADAGLVFIGPAPEQLALFGDKARARALATQCDVPVMPGSAGAVTLAQAQAFFAEQQAQGAAGVMIKAIGGGGGRGMRAVMNADELPEAHARCVSEAKAAFGVEGVYVERLMHHARHIEVQVLGDGQAVASLGERECTLQRRFQKLVEIAPSPSLPDALRAAITQAALRMARAAGYRSLGTFEFLVDAASATLPFVFIEANPRLQVEHTVTEAVTGLDLVQLQMAVAAGQPLKALGVEADRTAAQRGFAVQWRISAETLDAHGNARPSGGTLARFDLPSGPGVRVDTHGYAGLAPSPHYDTLLAKLIVHSPSPRFSDALRRSLRALDECHIDGIATNLALLRAIAARPEFATQAVHTRFVEAHLGDLLAAAASLEKHAKKIAPAATQATGSAADESDDLTIKAPIPAKLVQFEVTVGDVLPAGAQLGVLEAMKMEHLLHAPVAGRVVALLAEPGDYLVEGQSLLRLEAVDAQAVEAEARTAQDLDAIRPDLQKVVDRHAFTLDANRGAAVARRHAQGGRTARENIADLCDTASDPGSFIEYGALAIAAQTRRRTLEDLIANTPADGMVTGLGSINAKQFGPEASRCAVLAYDYTVLAGTQGMRNHHKTDRMLSIAHQLKLPVVLFAEGGGGRPGDTDMPIVAGLNNHTFSQFAALSGKVPVVGIVHGRCFAGNAALLGCADVIIATRGSNIGMSGPAMIEGGGLGSFAPEQIGPSSVQSRNGVIDILVEDEAAAVAAAKQYLSYFQGAVSDWQCADSRALRHVVPENRLRVYDVRAAMRGVADTGSLLELRAGFGAGIVTALARIEGKPVGLMANNPHHLGGAIDVEAADKSARFMQLCNAHGLPIVSLCDTPGFMVGPEIEAQAQVRHVCRMFMVASHLRVPFFAVVLRKGYGLGAQAMTAGGFDAPVFTVAWPTGEFGAMGLEGAVRLGYRKELAAVPEGTERDALFRKLVAQQYANGEAIHMAQTLEIDAVIDPAETRTWLVRGLASAGRSMQAASPYVDTW
- a CDS encoding AMP-binding protein, with translation METLPDRPQQPLHEYLRAHARERGERPACIWYGHAMSWVQLDRASDAFAARLQAIGVKKGEPVVLFLNNCPQYLVAHFGIQKIGAIVCPGSPLNKEHELAYQVNDLQARVIVAAAPLLPVVRKVQPQSALVHVFVVHYADLLPEDPVPDLPAELLAERSALRSMPEGCEDFLAVMQGDGAPQPVAIGLDDVALMTYTSGTTGLPKGAMLSYGNALFKTRAAADCNGVAGDDVLLSIAPLYHIAGMLMGVNVPVLSGAASVLLHRFDPRAVLQAIARYKVSWWYSIAPMNVACMQVPDIAGFDLSSLRRNPVTSFGIAFTEPLAAQWRAHAPNCTSFEAAYGLSETHTCDTYTPHHAPRWGTQGVAVPGVRIRIVDPETQADLPAGEVGEIVLASPGSFKGYWNKPEATAATLRNGCVHTGDMGKLDADGYLTFIGRFKEMIKVSGYSVFPEEVETILIKHPAVAQAAVIAQPDAEKGEVVKAFIVRKPGAALEADALMAWARDNMASYKAPRAVSFIDALPTTGAGKVLRRLLKDKA
- a CDS encoding TetR/AcrR family transcriptional regulator, whose translation is MGITSATRHKPSGKAATSATTTAQPHLPQGTGRQRAATQGTDLQRERILQAAAQLFAAQGYANTTMAQIVRALGVTKPFVYYYFRDKQEIFETLSWRPAVDCFTALDFAAGDPRRASEKVLEGIERLIRATIAHHPCAFFPYREPQVYRPEYIAAQKKLAHHFYDLLCPLLEEARRDGDLDFAETKITALAACSLPGFLYSWYRPNGRLSPDEVAAELTKLASRVIGLRTQH
- a CDS encoding branched-chain amino acid ABC transporter substrate-binding protein, translated to MKYKHAPLAPIALACLLAVAGSAQAQQPTYKIAYIDPLSGPFANVGELMLTHTQYAIEEINAKGGVLGGTKLQLLQFDSKLSAQESQSALQAAIDQGARAIVTGGSGSSVVTALVQSVARWNQRNPGKELLVLNHSSIDPEMTGKGCSFWHFQTEANTAMKMKALANYIKKTPDVKKVYLLNQDYAHGKQWASYGRQLVGLARPDVQFVGETLHPIGRVKDFSPYIANIKQSGADSVITGNWGQDMTLLLKAAGDAGYNLRYFNHSAGSVPGTVLAVSQAKLGQLTWVAEWHPGQADTPRADALAKAYKAKTGKDFLAPRIDFTPRLLAAAINKAGSTDTVKVARALEDMSYDSVVGPIRMRAEDHQLLLPQVVNTIAPVDGKSVKVGWEGTNYGFRTDAVYTGNELAQGSECKMVRP
- a CDS encoding bifunctional cytochrome P450/NADPH--P450 reductase, which translates into the protein MAGKNSLYPIPHPAKKPFVGNLLSIGSDSPVLDMWKIAQDLGGIYWLDMPGMPVIVVSSPALVDELCEEARFDKSTRGALRRLRAASHGLFTSDTHEETWSKPHNILLANFSQRAMQAYHPMMLDIAGQLVTKWERLNFDEEVDVVRDMTALTLDTIGLCGFGYRFNSFYREGFHPFVDAMVRTLETVQNRRGLPLEEFMLKKELAQQRKDIRFMHKMVEDIIQERRASGADIATKPDLLSYMIAGVDKKSGEKLTDKMIRDECIEFLIAGHETTSGLLSFAIYFLLKNPEALAKAQAEVDSVFGGDTTQKPTYAQVNRLQYVMQVLKESLRLYPTAPAISMRAKEDTKIGGQYTIKKNNMVIMHALALHRDKGIWGEDADQFNPDHFSREAERERPVNAFKPFGNGQRACIGRQFALQEAVLTLGMILQRFNLVDHTGYKLRIKEALTIKPENFRIKALLRDPASRPRGNGEAAATATPATSAKPAARKPQAARHGTSLLVLQGSNLGTAEDLARQLAEAGELRGFSTQVASLDDYAERLPANGAVAIVCASYNGMAPDNAAEFHRWLDKADDSLNGVRFSVFGCGNTDWAATYQAVPRRIDERLEALGAARVHPRGEGDAREDMDGAFQDWSDALWPELVKAFGIQSGADTPAEAEPLYTLEELPPPQKNALVDALGAVALRVIENRELQSPGNTGEAGRSTRHVELMLPEGVNYRAGDHLSVVPRNSPAQVERAMARFGFDRSAHVRLHAEPGRKTALPVDQVIAVDRLLGDYVELQDVATRKQIATLAAYTECPVTKPKLAALSGSDEASQAAYRAEVLHKRKSLLDLLEAHRACQLPFAVFLEMLSPLSPRYYSISSSPAMTPGRCSVTVGVVSAPALSGNGTFEGVCSNYLARAEAGDTVHGVIRETTAEGFRLPEDAQRPLVMIGPGTGLAPFRGFLQERAAQAERGQALGDAMLFFGCRHPEQDFIYAEELEAWSHRGLMKLHTAFSRAGERKVYVQDLIREQGAAVWKLLEAGAVIYVCGDGSRMEPDVRRTLADLAREHGHDGAAWMDRMIADQRYVLDVWAGA
- a CDS encoding esterase/lipase family protein, which codes for MTTATRDPIAAPSSLLLLAEARALWETGAGIAMWPLLQLAPRGDGHPVLVLPGLVAGDGSTLVLRRYLCSRGYDAHGWGLGRNFGPREGVEDGMLALLKSLAEKSGQKVSLIGWSLGGVYARLLASAQPELVRNVITLGSPFSGSPRATNAWRVYEGVSGQSSHDPRRMKFVQPTPPVPTTSIFSRTDGVVAWRCSLEKPGPQAENIEVVASHLGLGAHPAVLYAVADRLAQPQGGWKPFNRGLLGPLVYPDPSRKA
- a CDS encoding TetR/AcrR family transcriptional regulator, which gives rise to MASSNTTRDRILQASLALFNAQGLAAVSTHKIAAELGISPGNLHYHFKAKQLIVEWLFRRFEQRLEVLDGSAGSITAIDDLWLALHLRFEAIDQYRFIYRDMAFLASEYPALGQRAQALTAQNLLAAQALCEGLVASGVIETSAEQARILALQMVFTTTCWLSFERLVPGRDALAQADPGLAAFYTLTLISPYVSSESRAYLDYLRGKYLG